Proteins from a genomic interval of Channa argus isolate prfri chromosome 11, Channa argus male v1.0, whole genome shotgun sequence:
- the LOC137135941 gene encoding formin-binding protein 1-like isoform X8 has protein sequence MNCNWGTELWDQFDNLEKHTSWGIDFLERYIKFIKERADIELSYAKQIRYTWCLAFVATLQQLNDVAIHREELAESLNTQIICELMRYIQELKAERKTHFQDGRRAQQHIESSWKQLESSKRRFERDCKEAERAQHVSDRIDLDKTDGEKRCSLKARQTAQQKQQAAEESRKDYMTSLNQFNQDQHQHYRTLVPVIYQRIQDMEERRIERIAEAMRSATDAERKVLPVVSRCLDAMMDAAESIQPRMINVCVQDTRQVVEVYKSGFDPPGDVEFEDYSATMKRSISESSYLDNRTEGRRHSRKLWPFIRKNKLLTLLSSPRQPPPPPPTSPSRGGITSSPQSPPPTSKEPITQRLNDLMTSGSRTRKQCLRSLKRGLSLKLGSGPADCSHLSPEQRRKKLQNRINNINEEIQREREQRDALLKMREVYERSPQMGDPSSLEPRLEEVKQSLQQLEDELRRNQAWLLEVDSRLSDHSRRQSGGCGLNSQGTTPGSSCLKQLDSRSPASRESPDGSYTEDSSAELHFKSRSSEFDDDFDDEEPLPSIGTCKSLYPFQGQNEGTLSMVEGELLSVVEEDKGDGWTRVRRNLEEEGYVPTSYIKVFLDSSAKGFVQSSRLV, from the exons ATGAACTGCAACTGGGGCACCGAGCTGTGG gatCAGTTCGACAATCTGGAGAAACACACAAGCTGGGGAATCGACTTCTTGGAGAGATACATCAAGTTTATTAAGGAGAGAGCCGACATCGAGCTGAGCTACGCCAAACAGATCAG GTACACCTGGTGTTTGGCATTTGTGGCAACTCTCCAGCAGCTCAATGATGTGGCTATTCACAGAGAAGAACTGGCGGAAAGCCTGAACACACAGATCATCTGTGAGCTGATGCGATACATCCAGGAGCTGAAGGCTGAAAGGAAAACG caCTTTCAAGATGGCCGCCGAGCCCAACAGCACATTGAGAGCTCTTGGAAGCAGCTGGAATCT aGTAAACGTCGATTCGAGCGTGACTGTAAGGAGGCTGAACGAGCGCAACATGTTTCAGACAGGATTGATCTCGACAAGACGGACGgagaaaag cGCTGTTCGCTGAAG GCTCGTCAGACGGCTCAGCAGAAACAGCAAGCAGCTGAAGAGTCCAGGAAAGACTACATGACCAGTCTGAACCAGTTTAACCAGGACCAGCACCAGCACTACCGCACACTAGTTCCAGTTATTTACCAG CGAATTCAGGACATGGAGGAGCGGCGGATCGAGAGAATTGCTGAAGCGATGCGTTCAGCCACGGACGCTGAGAGAAAAGTTCTTCCTGTTGTGAGTCGGTGTCTGGACGCCATGATGGATGCTGCTGAGAGCATTCAGCCCAGGATG ataaatgtgtgtgtgcaggacaCCCGTCAGGTGGTGGAGGTGTATAAATCCGGCTTCGATCCCCCAGGTGATGTAGAGTTTGAAGACTACAGTGCCACCATGAAACGAAGCATCTCTGAGTCTAGTTACCTCGACAACCGGACAGAGGGCCGGAGACACAGCAGAAAACTGTGGCCCTTCATTCGCAAAAACAAG CTGTTgaccctcctctcctccccccggcagccccctcctccacccccaACCTCACCCTCTCGTGGGGGGATAACCAGCAGCCCACAGTCCCCGCCCCCTACCTCAAAAGAGCCAATCACACAACGACTGAATGACCTCATGACCTCTGGCTCCAGAACCAGGAAGCAGTGTCTGCGCAGCCTCAAGAGAGGG CTGTCACTTAAACTG GGCTCTGGTCCAGCCGACTGCAGTCACCTTTCTCCTGAACAGAGACGcaaaaaacttcaaaacagAATCAACAACATCAATGAGGAGATCCAGAGGGAGCGGGAACAGCG AGATGCTCTGCTGAAGATGAGGGAGGTTTATGAGCGAAGTCCCCAGATGGGTGACCCCAGCAGCTTGGAGCCTCGACTAGAGGAGGTGAAGCAGAGTCTGCAGCAACTGGAGGATGAGCTGAGAAGGAACCAG GCCTGGTTGTTGGAGGTCGACAGCAGACTGTCTGATCACAGCAGGAGACAGAGCGGGGGTTGTGGGTTAAATTCCCAAGGGACAACACCAGGCAGCAGCTGCCTAAAACAGCTTGACAGCCGCAGCCCAGCCAGCAGAGAGAG TCCTGATGGTAGTTATACTGAGGACAGCAGCGCTGAGCTTCACTTTAAGTCACGAAGTTCAGAGTTTGATGACGACTTTGATGATGAAGAACCTTTACCAAGTATTGGCACCTGCAAGTCCCTTTACCCTTTCCAAG GTCAGAATGAAGGAACTCTGTCAATGGTGGAGGGAGAACTACTTTCTGTGGTGGAAGAAGACAAAGGAGATGGTTGGACCAGAGTTCGACGAAATCTAGAGGAGGAGGGATATGTTCCCACATCCTATATCAAAGTCTTCCTGGACAGCAGTGCCAAAG GCTTCGTGCAGAGTAGCCGTCTAGTCTAG
- the LOC137135941 gene encoding formin-binding protein 1-like isoform X6 — MNCNWGTELWDQFDNLEKHTSWGIDFLERYIKFIKERADIELSYAKQIRSLSKKYHPKRSREDESRYTWCLAFVATLQQLNDVAIHREELAESLNTQIICELMRYIQELKAERKTHFQDGRRAQQHIESSWKQLESSKRRFERDCKEAERAQHVSDRIDLDKTDGEKRCSLKARQTAQQKQQAAEESRKDYMTSLNQFNQDQHQHYRTLVPVIYQRIQDMEERRIERIAEAMRSATDAERKVLPVVSRCLDAMMDAAESIQPRMINVCVQDTRQVVEVYKSGFDPPGDVEFEDYSATMKRSISESSYLDNRTEGRRHSRKLWPFIRKNKLLTLLSSPRQPPPPPPTSPSRGGITSSPQSPPPTSKEPITQRLNDLMTSGSRTRKQCLRSLKRGLSLKLGSGPADCSHLSPEQRRKKLQNRINNINEEIQREREQRDALLKMREVYERSPQMGDPSSLEPRLEEVKQSLQQLEDELRRNQAWLLEVDSRLSDHSRRQSGGCGLNSQGTTPGSSCLKQLDSRSPASRESPDGSYTEDSSAELHFKSRSSEFDDDFDDEEPLPSIGTCKSLYPFQGQNEGTLSMVEGELLSVVEEDKGDGWTRVRRNLEEEGYVPTSYIKVFLDSSAKGFVQSSRLV, encoded by the exons ATGAACTGCAACTGGGGCACCGAGCTGTGG gatCAGTTCGACAATCTGGAGAAACACACAAGCTGGGGAATCGACTTCTTGGAGAGATACATCAAGTTTATTAAGGAGAGAGCCGACATCGAGCTGAGCTACGCCAAACAGATCAG GAGTCTGTCTAAGAAATACCACCCAAAGAGAAGCAGGGAAGATGAGAGCAG GTACACCTGGTGTTTGGCATTTGTGGCAACTCTCCAGCAGCTCAATGATGTGGCTATTCACAGAGAAGAACTGGCGGAAAGCCTGAACACACAGATCATCTGTGAGCTGATGCGATACATCCAGGAGCTGAAGGCTGAAAGGAAAACG caCTTTCAAGATGGCCGCCGAGCCCAACAGCACATTGAGAGCTCTTGGAAGCAGCTGGAATCT aGTAAACGTCGATTCGAGCGTGACTGTAAGGAGGCTGAACGAGCGCAACATGTTTCAGACAGGATTGATCTCGACAAGACGGACGgagaaaag cGCTGTTCGCTGAAG GCTCGTCAGACGGCTCAGCAGAAACAGCAAGCAGCTGAAGAGTCCAGGAAAGACTACATGACCAGTCTGAACCAGTTTAACCAGGACCAGCACCAGCACTACCGCACACTAGTTCCAGTTATTTACCAG CGAATTCAGGACATGGAGGAGCGGCGGATCGAGAGAATTGCTGAAGCGATGCGTTCAGCCACGGACGCTGAGAGAAAAGTTCTTCCTGTTGTGAGTCGGTGTCTGGACGCCATGATGGATGCTGCTGAGAGCATTCAGCCCAGGATG ataaatgtgtgtgtgcaggacaCCCGTCAGGTGGTGGAGGTGTATAAATCCGGCTTCGATCCCCCAGGTGATGTAGAGTTTGAAGACTACAGTGCCACCATGAAACGAAGCATCTCTGAGTCTAGTTACCTCGACAACCGGACAGAGGGCCGGAGACACAGCAGAAAACTGTGGCCCTTCATTCGCAAAAACAAG CTGTTgaccctcctctcctccccccggcagccccctcctccacccccaACCTCACCCTCTCGTGGGGGGATAACCAGCAGCCCACAGTCCCCGCCCCCTACCTCAAAAGAGCCAATCACACAACGACTGAATGACCTCATGACCTCTGGCTCCAGAACCAGGAAGCAGTGTCTGCGCAGCCTCAAGAGAGGG CTGTCACTTAAACTG GGCTCTGGTCCAGCCGACTGCAGTCACCTTTCTCCTGAACAGAGACGcaaaaaacttcaaaacagAATCAACAACATCAATGAGGAGATCCAGAGGGAGCGGGAACAGCG AGATGCTCTGCTGAAGATGAGGGAGGTTTATGAGCGAAGTCCCCAGATGGGTGACCCCAGCAGCTTGGAGCCTCGACTAGAGGAGGTGAAGCAGAGTCTGCAGCAACTGGAGGATGAGCTGAGAAGGAACCAG GCCTGGTTGTTGGAGGTCGACAGCAGACTGTCTGATCACAGCAGGAGACAGAGCGGGGGTTGTGGGTTAAATTCCCAAGGGACAACACCAGGCAGCAGCTGCCTAAAACAGCTTGACAGCCGCAGCCCAGCCAGCAGAGAGAG TCCTGATGGTAGTTATACTGAGGACAGCAGCGCTGAGCTTCACTTTAAGTCACGAAGTTCAGAGTTTGATGACGACTTTGATGATGAAGAACCTTTACCAAGTATTGGCACCTGCAAGTCCCTTTACCCTTTCCAAG GTCAGAATGAAGGAACTCTGTCAATGGTGGAGGGAGAACTACTTTCTGTGGTGGAAGAAGACAAAGGAGATGGTTGGACCAGAGTTCGACGAAATCTAGAGGAGGAGGGATATGTTCCCACATCCTATATCAAAGTCTTCCTGGACAGCAGTGCCAAAG GCTTCGTGCAGAGTAGCCGTCTAGTCTAG
- the LOC137135941 gene encoding formin-binding protein 1-like isoform X2, which translates to MDVAGMIVNLSAKTWQRWWVGGWKVSWSCLLCHSNTDQFDNLEKHTSWGIDFLERYIKFIKERADIELSYAKQIRSLSKKYHPKRSREDESRYTWCLAFVATLQQLNDVAIHREELAESLNTQIICELMRYIQELKAERKTHFQDGRRAQQHIESSWKQLESSKRRFERDCKEAERAQHVSDRIDLDKTDGEKRCSLKARQTAQQKQQAAEESRKDYMTSLNQFNQDQHQHYRTLVPVIYQRIQDMEERRIERIAEAMRSATDAERKVLPVVSRCLDAMMDAAESIQPRMINVCVQDTRQVVEVYKSGFDPPGDVEFEDYSATMKRSISESSYLDNRTEGRRHSRKLWPFIRKNKLLTLLSSPRQPPPPPPTSPSRGGITSSPQSPPPTSKEPITQRLNDLMTSGSRTRKQCLRSLKRGGSGPADCSHLSPEQRRKKLQNRINNINEEIQREREQRDALLKMREVYERSPQMGDPSSLEPRLEEVKQSLQQLEDELRRNQAWLLEVDSRLSDHSRRQSGGCGLNSQGTTPGSSCLKQLDSRSPASRESPDGSYTEDSSAELHFKSRSSEFDDDFDDEEPLPSIGTCKSLYPFQGQNEGTLSMVEGELLSVVEEDKGDGWTRVRRNLEEEGYVPTSYIKVFLDSSAKGFVQSSRLV; encoded by the exons ATGGATGTAGCCGGGATGATCGTGAATCTGTCGGCAAAGACCTGGCAACGGTGGTGGGTGGGTGGCTGGAAGGTCTCGTGGTCCTGTCTGCTCTGCCATAGCAACACG gatCAGTTCGACAATCTGGAGAAACACACAAGCTGGGGAATCGACTTCTTGGAGAGATACATCAAGTTTATTAAGGAGAGAGCCGACATCGAGCTGAGCTACGCCAAACAGATCAG GAGTCTGTCTAAGAAATACCACCCAAAGAGAAGCAGGGAAGATGAGAGCAG GTACACCTGGTGTTTGGCATTTGTGGCAACTCTCCAGCAGCTCAATGATGTGGCTATTCACAGAGAAGAACTGGCGGAAAGCCTGAACACACAGATCATCTGTGAGCTGATGCGATACATCCAGGAGCTGAAGGCTGAAAGGAAAACG caCTTTCAAGATGGCCGCCGAGCCCAACAGCACATTGAGAGCTCTTGGAAGCAGCTGGAATCT aGTAAACGTCGATTCGAGCGTGACTGTAAGGAGGCTGAACGAGCGCAACATGTTTCAGACAGGATTGATCTCGACAAGACGGACGgagaaaag cGCTGTTCGCTGAAG GCTCGTCAGACGGCTCAGCAGAAACAGCAAGCAGCTGAAGAGTCCAGGAAAGACTACATGACCAGTCTGAACCAGTTTAACCAGGACCAGCACCAGCACTACCGCACACTAGTTCCAGTTATTTACCAG CGAATTCAGGACATGGAGGAGCGGCGGATCGAGAGAATTGCTGAAGCGATGCGTTCAGCCACGGACGCTGAGAGAAAAGTTCTTCCTGTTGTGAGTCGGTGTCTGGACGCCATGATGGATGCTGCTGAGAGCATTCAGCCCAGGATG ataaatgtgtgtgtgcaggacaCCCGTCAGGTGGTGGAGGTGTATAAATCCGGCTTCGATCCCCCAGGTGATGTAGAGTTTGAAGACTACAGTGCCACCATGAAACGAAGCATCTCTGAGTCTAGTTACCTCGACAACCGGACAGAGGGCCGGAGACACAGCAGAAAACTGTGGCCCTTCATTCGCAAAAACAAG CTGTTgaccctcctctcctccccccggcagccccctcctccacccccaACCTCACCCTCTCGTGGGGGGATAACCAGCAGCCCACAGTCCCCGCCCCCTACCTCAAAAGAGCCAATCACACAACGACTGAATGACCTCATGACCTCTGGCTCCAGAACCAGGAAGCAGTGTCTGCGCAGCCTCAAGAGAGGG GGCTCTGGTCCAGCCGACTGCAGTCACCTTTCTCCTGAACAGAGACGcaaaaaacttcaaaacagAATCAACAACATCAATGAGGAGATCCAGAGGGAGCGGGAACAGCG AGATGCTCTGCTGAAGATGAGGGAGGTTTATGAGCGAAGTCCCCAGATGGGTGACCCCAGCAGCTTGGAGCCTCGACTAGAGGAGGTGAAGCAGAGTCTGCAGCAACTGGAGGATGAGCTGAGAAGGAACCAG GCCTGGTTGTTGGAGGTCGACAGCAGACTGTCTGATCACAGCAGGAGACAGAGCGGGGGTTGTGGGTTAAATTCCCAAGGGACAACACCAGGCAGCAGCTGCCTAAAACAGCTTGACAGCCGCAGCCCAGCCAGCAGAGAGAG TCCTGATGGTAGTTATACTGAGGACAGCAGCGCTGAGCTTCACTTTAAGTCACGAAGTTCAGAGTTTGATGACGACTTTGATGATGAAGAACCTTTACCAAGTATTGGCACCTGCAAGTCCCTTTACCCTTTCCAAG GTCAGAATGAAGGAACTCTGTCAATGGTGGAGGGAGAACTACTTTCTGTGGTGGAAGAAGACAAAGGAGATGGTTGGACCAGAGTTCGACGAAATCTAGAGGAGGAGGGATATGTTCCCACATCCTATATCAAAGTCTTCCTGGACAGCAGTGCCAAAG GCTTCGTGCAGAGTAGCCGTCTAGTCTAG
- the LOC137135941 gene encoding formin-binding protein 1-like isoform X7, translating to MNCNWGTELWDQFDNLEKHTSWGIDFLERYIKFIKERADIELSYAKQIRSLSKKYHPKRSREDESRYTWCLAFVATLQQLNDVAIHREELAESLNTQIICELMRYIQELKAERKTHFQDGRRAQQHIESSWKQLESSKRRFERDCKEAERAQHVSDRIDLDKTDGEKRCSLKARQTAQQKQQAAEESRKDYMTSLNQFNQDQHQHYRTLVPVIYQRIQDMEERRIERIAEAMRSATDAERKVLPVVSRCLDAMMDAAESIQPRMDTRQVVEVYKSGFDPPGDVEFEDYSATMKRSISESSYLDNRTEGRRHSRKLWPFIRKNKLLTLLSSPRQPPPPPPTSPSRGGITSSPQSPPPTSKEPITQRLNDLMTSGSRTRKQCLRSLKRGLSLKLGSGPADCSHLSPEQRRKKLQNRINNINEEIQREREQRDALLKMREVYERSPQMGDPSSLEPRLEEVKQSLQQLEDELRRNQAWLLEVDSRLSDHSRRQSGGCGLNSQGTTPGSSCLKQLDSRSPASRESPDGSYTEDSSAELHFKSRSSEFDDDFDDEEPLPSIGTCKSLYPFQGQNEGTLSMVEGELLSVVEEDKGDGWTRVRRNLEEEGYVPTSYIKVFLDSSAKGFVQSSRLV from the exons ATGAACTGCAACTGGGGCACCGAGCTGTGG gatCAGTTCGACAATCTGGAGAAACACACAAGCTGGGGAATCGACTTCTTGGAGAGATACATCAAGTTTATTAAGGAGAGAGCCGACATCGAGCTGAGCTACGCCAAACAGATCAG GAGTCTGTCTAAGAAATACCACCCAAAGAGAAGCAGGGAAGATGAGAGCAG GTACACCTGGTGTTTGGCATTTGTGGCAACTCTCCAGCAGCTCAATGATGTGGCTATTCACAGAGAAGAACTGGCGGAAAGCCTGAACACACAGATCATCTGTGAGCTGATGCGATACATCCAGGAGCTGAAGGCTGAAAGGAAAACG caCTTTCAAGATGGCCGCCGAGCCCAACAGCACATTGAGAGCTCTTGGAAGCAGCTGGAATCT aGTAAACGTCGATTCGAGCGTGACTGTAAGGAGGCTGAACGAGCGCAACATGTTTCAGACAGGATTGATCTCGACAAGACGGACGgagaaaag cGCTGTTCGCTGAAG GCTCGTCAGACGGCTCAGCAGAAACAGCAAGCAGCTGAAGAGTCCAGGAAAGACTACATGACCAGTCTGAACCAGTTTAACCAGGACCAGCACCAGCACTACCGCACACTAGTTCCAGTTATTTACCAG CGAATTCAGGACATGGAGGAGCGGCGGATCGAGAGAATTGCTGAAGCGATGCGTTCAGCCACGGACGCTGAGAGAAAAGTTCTTCCTGTTGTGAGTCGGTGTCTGGACGCCATGATGGATGCTGCTGAGAGCATTCAGCCCAGGATG gacaCCCGTCAGGTGGTGGAGGTGTATAAATCCGGCTTCGATCCCCCAGGTGATGTAGAGTTTGAAGACTACAGTGCCACCATGAAACGAAGCATCTCTGAGTCTAGTTACCTCGACAACCGGACAGAGGGCCGGAGACACAGCAGAAAACTGTGGCCCTTCATTCGCAAAAACAAG CTGTTgaccctcctctcctccccccggcagccccctcctccacccccaACCTCACCCTCTCGTGGGGGGATAACCAGCAGCCCACAGTCCCCGCCCCCTACCTCAAAAGAGCCAATCACACAACGACTGAATGACCTCATGACCTCTGGCTCCAGAACCAGGAAGCAGTGTCTGCGCAGCCTCAAGAGAGGG CTGTCACTTAAACTG GGCTCTGGTCCAGCCGACTGCAGTCACCTTTCTCCTGAACAGAGACGcaaaaaacttcaaaacagAATCAACAACATCAATGAGGAGATCCAGAGGGAGCGGGAACAGCG AGATGCTCTGCTGAAGATGAGGGAGGTTTATGAGCGAAGTCCCCAGATGGGTGACCCCAGCAGCTTGGAGCCTCGACTAGAGGAGGTGAAGCAGAGTCTGCAGCAACTGGAGGATGAGCTGAGAAGGAACCAG GCCTGGTTGTTGGAGGTCGACAGCAGACTGTCTGATCACAGCAGGAGACAGAGCGGGGGTTGTGGGTTAAATTCCCAAGGGACAACACCAGGCAGCAGCTGCCTAAAACAGCTTGACAGCCGCAGCCCAGCCAGCAGAGAGAG TCCTGATGGTAGTTATACTGAGGACAGCAGCGCTGAGCTTCACTTTAAGTCACGAAGTTCAGAGTTTGATGACGACTTTGATGATGAAGAACCTTTACCAAGTATTGGCACCTGCAAGTCCCTTTACCCTTTCCAAG GTCAGAATGAAGGAACTCTGTCAATGGTGGAGGGAGAACTACTTTCTGTGGTGGAAGAAGACAAAGGAGATGGTTGGACCAGAGTTCGACGAAATCTAGAGGAGGAGGGATATGTTCCCACATCCTATATCAAAGTCTTCCTGGACAGCAGTGCCAAAG GCTTCGTGCAGAGTAGCCGTCTAGTCTAG